In Runella rosea, a genomic segment contains:
- a CDS encoding recombinase family protein, whose translation MLIGYARVSTKDQNLELQWDALTKAGCEMIFQEKASGIKADRPELEKMMSQLRKGDVICIYKLDRLGRSLKNLLELVAEFEKRGVGLRSLTDSIDTTTPQGRLVLNIFASLAEFERDLIRERTKAGLEAARARGRKGGRRSGLSAEAQKKAMLAEMYYKEEKLGVDEIAKTVGISKMTLYKYLRLRGVKISAYASKINPGPNHP comes from the coding sequence ATGCTGATCGGTTACGCCAGAGTCTCCACCAAAGACCAAAATTTAGAATTACAATGGGATGCCCTCACCAAAGCGGGCTGCGAAATGATCTTTCAGGAAAAAGCCTCGGGCATCAAAGCCGACCGACCTGAGTTGGAAAAGATGATGAGTCAACTTCGGAAAGGAGATGTGATTTGTATTTACAAGCTCGACAGGTTGGGTCGCTCCCTGAAAAATCTGCTGGAGCTGGTGGCTGAATTTGAAAAACGGGGAGTGGGTCTGCGCAGCCTGACCGACTCCATTGATACCACTACGCCTCAGGGGCGATTGGTGCTCAATATTTTTGCATCATTGGCCGAGTTTGAAAGAGACCTGATTCGGGAGCGAACCAAGGCGGGATTGGAAGCTGCCCGCGCCCGGGGGCGAAAGGGCGGACGACGCAGCGGGCTATCGGCCGAAGCGCAGAAAAAAGCGATGTTGGCCGAAATGTATTACAAAGAGGAAAAATTAGGCGTGGATGAAATTGCCAAAACGGTGGGCATTTCCAAAATGACGCTGTACAAATATCTGCGACTGCGGGGCGTAAAAATCAGTGCTTATGCTAGTAAAATTAACCCAGGCCCTAATCAT